A genomic segment from Candidatus Brocadia sinica JPN1 encodes:
- the accC gene encoding acetyl-CoA carboxylase biotin carboxylase subunit, giving the protein MFSRIMIANRGEIALRIIRACREMGIETVVICSKSDENAMYLKQADITVCVGPPEAEGSYLNIPSIISAAEITDIEAIHPGYGFLSEVGHFAEVCESSKIVFIGPRSETLKKLGNKTEARKIAIANKVPVVPGSESVIKSQQQALDVAHKIGYPVIIKASSGGGGRGMRVAHNDISLVNSLAVAQREAEAAFKDPSIYIEKYIEDTRHIEVQIFGDNYGNIVHLGERDCTLQRRHQKLVEESPSPNITERLREEICKAAIKIARAVHYTNAGTVEFLVDKQGNFYFIEVNTRLQVEHPVTEMVTGIDLVKQQIRIAYGERLNIKQKKVRPRGVSIECRINAEDPQNGFRPQPGKIRIYNPPGGRGVRVDSHVHAGYEIPPYYDSLISKLIVHQKTREEAIACMKRALSEYVIEGVKTTIPLDLELISHPQFASGAINTLFVENLLSKGQH; this is encoded by the coding sequence ATGTTTTCCAGGATAATGATTGCAAATCGAGGTGAGATTGCTTTAAGAATTATTAGGGCATGTCGCGAGATGGGTATTGAAACGGTGGTAATCTGTTCGAAGTCGGATGAAAATGCCATGTACTTAAAGCAAGCCGACATTACCGTATGTGTCGGTCCGCCTGAAGCGGAGGGAAGTTATTTAAACATTCCGAGTATTATTAGTGCTGCTGAGATAACCGACATTGAGGCTATTCATCCAGGATATGGTTTTTTATCAGAGGTTGGGCATTTTGCCGAAGTGTGTGAATCTTCCAAGATAGTATTTATTGGCCCCCGATCAGAAACTTTGAAAAAACTTGGAAATAAGACCGAGGCAAGAAAAATTGCCATTGCTAATAAAGTACCCGTAGTTCCCGGTAGTGAGTCAGTTATAAAAAGTCAGCAACAAGCGCTGGATGTGGCACATAAGATCGGGTATCCTGTAATTATTAAAGCTTCTTCGGGTGGCGGTGGACGTGGGATGCGTGTTGCACATAATGATATAAGCCTTGTAAATTCACTGGCAGTTGCACAACGGGAAGCCGAAGCGGCTTTTAAGGACCCATCCATTTATATAGAAAAATACATAGAGGATACGCGCCATATAGAAGTGCAAATATTTGGAGATAATTATGGTAATATTGTTCATCTGGGTGAGCGGGATTGTACATTACAGCGCAGACATCAAAAACTTGTCGAAGAATCCCCTTCTCCTAATATTACTGAGCGCTTGCGTGAGGAAATATGCAAGGCTGCAATTAAGATTGCGAGAGCTGTACATTACACAAATGCGGGTACAGTTGAGTTTCTCGTCGACAAGCAGGGGAATTTCTATTTTATAGAAGTAAATACCCGCTTACAAGTTGAACATCCTGTTACCGAGATGGTTACCGGCATCGATTTAGTCAAGCAGCAAATAAGGATTGCTTATGGTGAACGGTTAAATATAAAACAGAAAAAGGTAAGACCCCGTGGTGTTTCGATAGAATGCCGTATCAATGCCGAAGACCCACAAAATGGGTTTAGACCTCAACCGGGAAAGATTAGAATATATAATCCTCCTGGTGGGCGGGGAGTTCGGGTTGATTCTCATGTGCACGCTGGCTACGAGATTCCTCCTTACTATGATTCTTTGATTTCAAAATTAATTGTTCATCAAAAGACGAGAGAAGAAGCCATTGCTTGTATGAAACGGGCGTTGAGTGAATATGTAATTGAAGGTGTTAAAACAACCATTCCATTAGATTTGGAGCTCATTTCACATCCTCAATTTGCGAGCGGAGCTATAAATACTCTTTTTGTGGAAAATCTCTTGTCAAAAGGCCAGCATTAG
- the accB gene encoding acetyl-CoA carboxylase biotin carboxyl carrier protein — translation MSIIDKVKQLISIMNENDLSEIEIQEDVTKIRIKKSEVGYTHTISPVTVPSLLHPKLEQAHPSQALPKESENFVEIISPMVGTFYRASAPGADPCVNVGDFVNEETVVCIIEAMKIMNEVKAETVGEIIDVYVNDGEAVEFGQPLFRVKPSTKAT, via the coding sequence ATGAGCATTATAGACAAGGTAAAGCAGTTAATTTCAATTATGAATGAAAATGATTTATCTGAGATTGAAATTCAAGAAGATGTCACCAAAATAAGGATTAAAAAAAGTGAGGTTGGATATACCCATACGATTTCACCGGTAACTGTTCCATCATTGCTTCATCCAAAACTCGAACAAGCGCACCCTTCACAGGCATTGCCAAAGGAAAGTGAAAATTTTGTAGAGATTATTTCACCTATGGTGGGCACATTCTATCGAGCTAGTGCACCAGGTGCAGACCCTTGTGTGAATGTAGGGGATTTTGTAAACGAAGAAACAGTTGTTTGTATTATTGAAGCAATGAAAATAATGAATGAAGTGAAAGCCGAGACTGTGGGTGAAATCATAGATGTGTATGTGAATGATGGGGAGGCAGTAGAATTTGGTCAGCCGTTATTTCGTGTTAAACCTTCTACAAAGGCGACATGA
- the trpA gene encoding tryptophan synthase subunit alpha has product MNRIDKKFQELKARNKAAFIPFVTAGDPNLQTTKELILEFEKRGADIIELGIPFSDPIADGPIIQASYYRALVNGVKVAHILNMVSELRNKSEIPIVSMVSYSTVYKGGCHAFIEKALKAGLDGLTIPDLPVEEDAKMFNVAKMNDFKIVCFVAPTTTDERMALITQKTQGFLYYIAVVGITGVRDRLPEDVVLNINKLKKITNTPVAVGFGVSTAEHAKMVGKIADGVIVGSAIMREIEKYSKEPSEKLVKHVGEFVGQLVLGAKE; this is encoded by the coding sequence ATGAACAGAATCGATAAAAAGTTTCAGGAATTAAAAGCCAGGAATAAAGCCGCATTTATACCCTTTGTTACTGCCGGTGATCCGAATCTGCAAACGACAAAGGAATTAATCTTAGAGTTTGAAAAAAGAGGTGCCGACATTATTGAACTCGGCATCCCTTTTTCTGACCCCATTGCTGATGGGCCGATTATTCAGGCATCGTACTATAGGGCCTTGGTTAATGGCGTAAAAGTTGCACATATCCTGAATATGGTTTCGGAATTGCGAAATAAATCTGAAATACCCATTGTTTCGATGGTATCGTATAGTACGGTCTATAAGGGAGGATGTCATGCATTTATTGAAAAGGCGTTAAAGGCGGGGCTTGATGGCTTGACCATCCCTGACTTGCCAGTGGAAGAAGATGCCAAGATGTTTAACGTGGCAAAGATGAACGATTTTAAGATTGTATGCTTTGTTGCGCCGACGACAACGGATGAGCGTATGGCCCTGATTACGCAAAAGACACAAGGATTTTTATATTATATTGCTGTAGTCGGGATAACGGGAGTAAGAGATAGATTGCCGGAGGATGTCGTTCTGAATATCAATAAACTCAAAAAGATCACGAATACACCTGTTGCTGTAGGTTTTGGTGTTTCTACAGCAGAACACGCAAAAATGGTCGGGAAGATTGCCGATGGGGTTATTGTAGGGAGTGCAATTATGAGGGAAATTGAAAAGTATTCAAAGGAACCTTCCGAAAAATTAGTAAAGCATGTTGGTGAGTTTGTAGGACAATTGGTTCTTGGAGCAAAAGAGTAA
- the trpB gene encoding tryptophan synthase subunit beta, with protein MGHFGRFGGKFVPETIMPALDQLEKAYLKAKDDPSFNAELEYYLTEYVGRPSTLYYAERLTKKLGGAKIYFKREDLNHTGAHKINNTIGQILLAMRMGKKRIIAETGAGQHGVATATAAAMFGVECDVYMGEEDMRRQALNVFRMKLMGTRVIPVTSGSKTLKDATNEAFRDWMASVRYTHYILGSVVGPHPYPMMVRDFQTVIGREAKKQILEKENRLPHYLIACVGGGSNSMGLFHPFIGDKEVEMIGVEAGGYGPEVGQHASTLTSGKIGILHGSASYVLQDDDGQTLPVHSISAGLDYPGVGPEHSYLKDMGRARYVSVTDDEAVNAYQECARLEGIIPALEAAHAIAYTMKFAPTLSKDNLIILCLSGSGDKDSFEVAKKLGYKI; from the coding sequence ATGGGTCATTTTGGGCGTTTTGGTGGAAAGTTTGTTCCAGAGACAATAATGCCAGCATTGGATCAATTAGAAAAGGCCTATTTAAAAGCAAAGGATGACCCATCTTTTAATGCTGAATTAGAGTATTATTTAACAGAGTATGTGGGGCGTCCTTCGACACTATATTATGCAGAGAGACTGACAAAGAAGCTGGGCGGCGCTAAGATATATTTCAAGAGAGAAGATCTGAACCATACCGGCGCGCACAAGATAAATAACACAATTGGGCAGATATTGCTTGCAATGAGGATGGGGAAAAAAAGGATTATTGCCGAAACGGGAGCTGGTCAGCATGGGGTAGCCACTGCGACAGCTGCTGCCATGTTTGGAGTGGAGTGTGATGTGTATATGGGGGAGGAAGATATGAGGCGTCAGGCGCTAAATGTCTTTAGAATGAAGCTTATGGGGACAAGGGTAATACCGGTAACAAGTGGTTCGAAAACCCTGAAAGACGCTACAAATGAGGCATTTAGAGACTGGATGGCATCAGTAAGGTATACCCACTACATCCTGGGGTCGGTTGTTGGCCCTCATCCGTATCCTATGATGGTTCGGGATTTCCAGACGGTAATTGGCAGAGAGGCGAAGAAACAGATTCTGGAAAAGGAAAACAGATTGCCGCACTATCTGATAGCCTGTGTAGGTGGTGGCAGCAATTCGATGGGGCTATTCCATCCTTTTATCGGGGATAAGGAAGTGGAAATGATTGGTGTTGAGGCAGGAGGTTATGGCCCCGAAGTTGGTCAGCACGCATCTACGCTTACTAGCGGGAAGATAGGTATTTTGCACGGAAGTGCAAGCTATGTGTTGCAGGATGATGATGGCCAGACATTGCCGGTGCATTCGATTTCTGCCGGATTGGATTATCCTGGTGTCGGCCCAGAGCATAGTTATTTAAAGGACATGGGAAGGGCCAGATATGTTTCTGTTACGGACGATGAGGCTGTAAACGCATATCAGGAGTGCGCGCGGTTGGAAGGAATTATTCCCGCTCTGGAGGCGGCACATGCAATTGCCTATACAATGAAATTTGCGCCGACGCTGAGCAAAGATAATTTAATCATTTTATGTTTATCGGGAAGTGGTGACAAAGATTCATTTGAGGTTGCTAAAAAACTTGGATACAAGATTTAA
- a CDS encoding sigma-54-dependent transcriptional regulator — protein sequence MAYRVLIADDEERMRRVLAMVFEEMDDVKVITASNSSTTLDYLDKERFHLLITDLKVQEMGRLEFLRAIKNKAPDLPIIVLTAYGSVVSAIDAMKEGVFDYLTTPFEKDILKLAVKRALKISSLTIENKYLRQELESQYNFGNIIGNAPQVLEALRLVGEVSKTDSTVLISGESGTGKELIARAIHYNSDRACGPLIALNCAAIPENLLESELFGYEKGAFTSAEKTKKGRFELAVGGTFFMDEISEMSLAVQAKVLRVIEAKELERLGGTETVKVDLRIICATNKNLEDLVKSGKFREDLYYRISVFPITLTPLRERREDIIPLSKHFLKRFSTKMGKAPISLSKEVERLFMMHKWEGNIRELQNVIERAVILCKGNAITSEHLPISIMKGTPFIEKDRLDTSEKSVSFDIPPHGLSLDALEKQLVTQALEKSKNNKTKAAKLLGLTRGTFRYRLQKYGLTN from the coding sequence ATGGCCTACAGAGTTCTAATTGCGGATGATGAAGAACGTATGCGCCGTGTGCTTGCTATGGTTTTTGAAGAAATGGATGATGTTAAGGTCATTACCGCAAGTAACAGTTCGACAACCTTAGATTACTTGGACAAAGAGCGTTTTCATCTTCTTATTACGGATTTAAAAGTACAAGAAATGGGAAGGCTTGAGTTCCTGCGAGCAATTAAAAATAAAGCCCCAGATCTCCCAATTATAGTTCTAACCGCATACGGTTCAGTTGTGTCCGCTATCGACGCTATGAAAGAAGGTGTTTTTGATTATTTAACCACGCCTTTCGAAAAAGATATTCTTAAATTAGCCGTAAAGAGAGCTCTGAAAATAAGCTCTTTGACAATTGAAAATAAATATCTGCGTCAGGAGCTTGAATCTCAGTATAATTTTGGAAATATCATAGGTAATGCTCCCCAGGTACTTGAGGCATTACGATTGGTAGGGGAGGTATCAAAAACTGATTCAACCGTGTTGATATCAGGAGAAAGTGGTACTGGAAAAGAGCTGATTGCTCGCGCCATTCATTACAACAGCGATCGGGCGTGCGGCCCTTTGATTGCGCTGAACTGCGCTGCAATACCAGAAAATTTATTGGAAAGCGAGTTGTTTGGCTATGAAAAAGGCGCTTTTACTAGCGCAGAAAAAACAAAAAAGGGACGTTTTGAGTTAGCTGTTGGTGGTACTTTTTTCATGGACGAGATATCAGAAATGAGTCTGGCAGTTCAAGCAAAAGTTTTACGTGTTATTGAAGCTAAAGAACTGGAACGTTTAGGGGGGACCGAAACGGTAAAGGTTGATTTAAGGATTATTTGCGCTACCAACAAAAATCTGGAGGATTTAGTAAAATCTGGGAAATTTAGAGAAGATTTGTATTATAGGATAAGTGTCTTCCCGATTACATTAACACCGCTTAGAGAACGAAGAGAAGATATCATTCCTTTAAGCAAACATTTCTTAAAACGCTTTTCAACTAAAATGGGAAAAGCACCCATTTCATTGAGCAAAGAGGTGGAAAGATTGTTTATGATGCATAAATGGGAAGGTAACATAAGGGAATTGCAAAATGTTATAGAACGTGCGGTAATATTATGCAAGGGTAATGCAATAACCTCAGAACACTTGCCAATATCAATAATGAAGGGCACGCCTTTTATCGAAAAGGATAGATTGGATACTTCAGAAAAATCAGTCTCATTTGATATACCACCGCATGGTTTATCCCTTGATGCCTTGGAGAAACAACTGGTTACTCAAGCGCTGGAAAAAAGCAAAAACAATAAGACAAAAGCTGCTAAGTTATTGGGGTTAACAAGGGGCACATTTCGTTATAGATTACAAAAATATGGTTTGACAAATTAA
- a CDS encoding YncE family protein translates to MDAKTQKVVGEVAVQVQPEAAAPTPDNAFLYVCNAESDSVSVIDIARKQAIKEIKVGDWPSGIKISKDGKTAYVACSGNLWNTIDVIDTGRMEKIRSIYTSDYGPRTLDISPDGKTIAVVNDTCGSINRSVNFIDLATGKVTEKRVIRESSNLRDIVYTPDGQYVVVTYETPKNWLPVCEAENGEVFTNNIAVLETKPGGKVARMPLDELNNYDGNPYGLAMDPKGRYLYIGVRGMHRVTILDMGKLLNIVRGNSQAELDYMRDDLGLVRDYLVARVPTGLGPSSVCLSPDGKLCYAANYFSNNVTVIRTPVD, encoded by the coding sequence GTGGATGCGAAGACACAGAAGGTGGTAGGTGAGGTGGCAGTGCAGGTGCAGCCGGAGGCAGCGGCGCCCACGCCTGATAATGCATTTTTGTATGTATGCAATGCCGAGAGTGACAGTGTGTCGGTGATAGATATAGCGAGGAAGCAGGCGATAAAGGAGATCAAGGTAGGAGACTGGCCAAGCGGGATCAAGATTTCCAAGGATGGGAAGACCGCGTATGTTGCATGTTCTGGGAACTTGTGGAACACGATCGATGTGATTGATACAGGGAGGATGGAGAAGATCAGGTCGATCTACACGAGTGATTACGGTCCAAGGACGTTGGATATATCGCCGGACGGGAAGACGATAGCAGTGGTGAATGACACGTGTGGTTCCATCAACAGGAGTGTAAACTTTATTGATCTTGCGACGGGGAAGGTGACGGAGAAGAGGGTTATCAGGGAGAGTTCCAACCTGAGGGACATTGTGTACACGCCGGATGGTCAGTATGTGGTGGTGACCTATGAGACGCCGAAGAACTGGTTACCGGTATGCGAGGCGGAGAATGGCGAGGTATTTACGAACAACATAGCGGTGTTAGAGACCAAGCCAGGCGGGAAGGTAGCGAGGATGCCGCTGGACGAGCTCAACAACTATGACGGGAATCCTTATGGGTTGGCGATGGATCCGAAGGGCCGGTATTTGTACATTGGGGTAAGGGGGATGCACCGCGTAACGATATTGGATATGGGCAAGTTATTGAATATCGTGAGGGGAAATTCCCAGGCTGAGCTTGATTATATGAGGGATGACCTTGGATTGGTGAGGGATTATCTCGTGGCCAGGGTGCCAACGGGGCTAGGGCCTAGCTCGGTATGCTTGTCGCCGGACGGGAAGCTCTGCTACGCAGCCAACTATTTTTCCAACAATGTGACGGTGATAAGGACGCCAGTGGATTAA
- a CDS encoding multiheme c-type cytochrome, translating into MLDILKKPLSSVMGATLAIAGVTLMACTMGNGKALAEGPTFQDVASQVFGQAVGPDNDGTLYIFGLTAKYTQPEYVEGRGPYKSFLKFLPSIRWYDPEHYWTPGSQNEGVFKNEECVLCHTVQTPTIVKDWKKSAHGNLELRRGLGVKGKDGKPVEGTVGCDVCHGNDHQKLFMPTYKNCGECHPKETSEHRSGGLGSHTHAFTVNVLEFSWHVGKPAEEVAGCAECHAIAENRCDGCHTRHVFSPAEARKPTACRFCHMGIDHDEWAMYNTSIHGCLYEAESATMDWSKPSKKGNYRVPTCAYCHMQDGNHNPQQFGTIYSDMGMFQVDRGAPKHKAKRDAWIKKCQDCHSPRFAADKLKEMDAGVNLSFTKWREAAAVIVGCFLDGVVDPMPEGSPPDWYGHYTFSLLPGGDPRFYATSNLERLGLEMICYLTGNVYKAYAHMSMYNQTYGNGSAFEQDRKLIEIKTEAAKLRRFAAIEKKIGLEHKSEAFWQHGEYLDLLPGWKRKPGDVDVEWFKRTDIPHRANADAGVEIHH; encoded by the coding sequence ATGCTTGATATTTTGAAGAAGCCATTATCCAGTGTGATGGGAGCAACTCTTGCTATTGCAGGGGTAACATTGATGGCGTGTACTATGGGAAATGGTAAAGCGCTGGCGGAAGGGCCTACGTTTCAGGATGTAGCATCACAGGTATTTGGTCAGGCGGTTGGTCCTGATAACGATGGTACGCTCTATATTTTTGGATTAACTGCAAAATATACTCAGCCTGAGTATGTTGAGGGAAGAGGTCCATATAAATCATTTTTGAAATTTTTACCTTCGATCCGTTGGTATGATCCAGAGCATTATTGGACGCCTGGAAGTCAGAATGAAGGGGTTTTTAAGAATGAAGAATGTGTTCTTTGTCATACCGTTCAGACTCCTACCATCGTAAAGGATTGGAAGAAGAGCGCTCATGGTAATTTGGAACTCAGGAGGGGGCTTGGTGTAAAAGGGAAAGATGGAAAGCCGGTTGAAGGCACTGTTGGCTGTGATGTATGTCATGGCAACGATCACCAGAAGCTTTTCATGCCTACCTATAAAAATTGCGGTGAGTGTCATCCAAAGGAGACATCGGAGCACAGGTCGGGTGGTTTGGGTTCACACACCCATGCGTTTACGGTAAACGTATTGGAATTTTCATGGCATGTAGGGAAACCAGCTGAAGAGGTTGCTGGTTGTGCAGAATGTCATGCAATTGCAGAAAACAGGTGTGACGGATGTCATACAAGGCATGTATTTAGCCCTGCAGAAGCGAGGAAACCAACTGCCTGCAGATTCTGTCATATGGGTATCGATCATGATGAATGGGCAATGTATAATACTTCCATTCATGGTTGCCTGTATGAGGCTGAATCTGCCACTATGGACTGGAGCAAGCCTTCGAAGAAAGGAAACTACAGGGTTCCCACATGCGCATATTGCCATATGCAGGATGGAAATCACAACCCGCAACAGTTTGGTACAATTTACAGCGATATGGGTATGTTCCAGGTTGATCGTGGAGCGCCAAAGCACAAAGCAAAAAGAGATGCATGGATAAAGAAATGCCAGGATTGCCATTCTCCAAGGTTTGCTGCTGACAAGCTGAAAGAAATGGATGCAGGTGTGAATTTGAGCTTCACAAAATGGAGGGAAGCGGCAGCCGTCATCGTTGGTTGCTTCCTGGACGGTGTTGTCGACCCGATGCCGGAAGGTTCACCTCCAGACTGGTATGGTCACTATACCTTCAGCCTGCTGCCAGGCGGAGATCCGAGATTTTATGCGACTTCGAATTTGGAACGTTTAGGTTTGGAAATGATTTGTTATCTGACCGGCAATGTTTACAAGGCCTACGCTCATATGTCGATGTATAACCAGACATATGGAAACGGTAGCGCCTTCGAACAGGATAGAAAGCTGATCGAAATCAAGACAGAGGCTGCTAAGTTGAGAAGGTTTGCTGCTATTGAGAAGAAGATTGGCTTAGAGCACAAATCCGAAGCGTTCTGGCAACATGGTGAGTATCTGGATCTGCTTCCTGGCTGGAAAAGAAAGCCTGGAGATGTAGATGTTGAGTGGTTTAAGAGAACAGATATACCTCATCGTGCTAATGCAGATGCTGGTGTTGAAATACATCACTAA
- a CDS encoding multiheme c-type cytochrome: MLGSRKAVYFLGGIVVSVFSLTFSLPAMLTGAEYVSNSGCKCHMGKGCYEGEEYKERLHSNTWEKRLKGTPDAENPDCLKCHATAYGEKIAEAGKKYLPNVQCEACHGAGSEYKKVKENYEGKGKDAFKELLKKDPLMARKVQYDAGLIVAGINGPATVKEQCLKCHWETKDDKNKCPKTDKVMDYKDYFKKDDHRDNDEIDDVIKKMSPEDKKKWAALLPKDEILNTPLKPKKKE, translated from the coding sequence ATGTTGGGCAGTAGGAAAGCCGTATATTTTTTGGGGGGTATTGTAGTTTCTGTTTTTTCATTAACTTTTTCACTACCTGCTATGTTAACTGGCGCAGAATATGTTAGCAATAGTGGATGTAAATGCCATATGGGAAAAGGTTGTTATGAGGGTGAAGAATATAAAGAAAGATTGCACTCCAATACTTGGGAAAAGAGGTTGAAGGGAACACCCGATGCTGAAAATCCAGATTGCTTGAAATGCCATGCAACCGCATATGGTGAGAAGATTGCGGAGGCTGGCAAAAAGTATTTGCCCAATGTGCAATGCGAGGCCTGTCATGGTGCTGGTTCTGAGTATAAAAAGGTAAAAGAGAATTACGAAGGTAAGGGAAAGGATGCTTTCAAAGAATTATTAAAAAAGGATCCTCTTATGGCCAGGAAAGTGCAATACGATGCTGGCCTGATTGTGGCTGGTATTAACGGTCCTGCCACTGTTAAAGAACAATGCTTGAAATGCCACTGGGAAACAAAAGACGATAAGAATAAGTGCCCCAAAACGGATAAGGTTATGGACTATAAAGATTACTTTAAGAAAGATGATCATCGTGACAATGATGAAATCGATGATGTAATAAAAAAGATGTCCCCTGAGGATAAGAAAAAATGGGCGGCATTATTGCCAAAGGATGAGATTCTTAATACACCATTAAAACCAAAGAAAAAGGAATAA
- a CDS encoding c-type cytochrome — MKSSLKIGLIAALGIAGVMTTGELMAGTPQVVATIQTGPEWEPLPRGEPLTVPEVHYRVKHSPFKSELVRYGQFIFNDASWGLQGEYACASCHYERGQTTGLIWDLGDEGWGSWKNVKYIRGGRYLPPFRHEGFTGHPDEIVGATSSLDRVCGRDPGFVFRSENFSPERLESLICYIRALEFTGSPFRNADGSLTEAAKRGEKLFNDPAVGCAECHPGDAMDPKALFSDAQTHDVGTGRVGVKGFRSTPGKVFNMQALNAGEDPYGEESDTPIIGLDLVKEFDTPTLRDIYASGTYFHDGSARTLIDTINNTVNDKDMHGRTSHLSAQDLQDLVEFLKAL; from the coding sequence ATGAAGAGTAGTCTAAAGATTGGTTTAATTGCGGCCCTTGGTATAGCAGGGGTGATGACAACTGGAGAGTTGATGGCGGGTACGCCGCAGGTAGTAGCAACGATCCAGACGGGGCCGGAGTGGGAGCCTCTTCCAAGGGGTGAGCCATTGACGGTGCCTGAGGTGCATTATCGGGTAAAACACTCACCATTTAAGAGTGAGCTGGTGAGGTACGGGCAGTTCATATTCAATGATGCATCATGGGGGTTGCAGGGTGAGTATGCATGCGCCAGCTGCCATTACGAGAGGGGACAGACGACGGGTTTGATCTGGGACCTTGGAGATGAAGGATGGGGAAGCTGGAAGAACGTGAAGTATATCCGTGGCGGAAGGTATCTGCCTCCGTTCAGGCATGAAGGGTTTACGGGTCATCCGGATGAAATCGTAGGTGCAACAAGTTCTCTGGACAGGGTGTGTGGAAGAGACCCTGGGTTTGTGTTCAGGAGCGAGAACTTTTCGCCGGAGAGGTTAGAATCTTTGATTTGTTACATCAGGGCATTGGAGTTTACGGGAAGTCCGTTCAGGAATGCGGATGGCAGTTTGACAGAGGCGGCAAAGAGGGGTGAGAAGTTATTTAACGACCCTGCTGTGGGATGTGCAGAGTGTCATCCGGGGGATGCAATGGATCCGAAAGCCTTGTTTAGCGATGCACAGACCCATGATGTGGGAACCGGTCGTGTAGGAGTGAAGGGTTTCAGGTCAACGCCGGGTAAGGTATTTAACATGCAGGCATTGAATGCCGGTGAGGATCCCTATGGCGAGGAGAGCGATACGCCGATCATTGGGTTGGACCTGGTAAAGGAATTTGATACTCCGACGCTAAGGGATATCTATGCATCAGGCACGTATTTCCATGACGGGAGCGCCAGGACGTTGATTGATACGATCAACAACACGGTAAATGATAAGGACATGCATGGAAGGACGTCACACCTGAGCGCTCAGGATTTGCAGGATTTGGTGGAGTTCCTGAAGGCGCTATAA